Genomic segment of Ammospiza nelsoni isolate bAmmNel1 chromosome 2, bAmmNel1.pri, whole genome shotgun sequence:
tctgcattttgggTCAGCACCATAGTCTATCAACAAGACAACGATCTCCACGCTGGATTTCCTCGCTGCCGCGTGCAGGGGGGTGTCCAGGCGCTTCCCCACGTTCACGTTGGCTCCTGGGGTGAACAAAGCTCCTGGTGAGAgctggtgggcagcagggactgTCTGAACCTGCATCACATGGGCTGGTTTCCACCAGGAAAGGATGGATGGCACACAGGATCTCAACAGCATCTGTGCAAAGCTCAGCAGGTCACACCTGCTCTGCAGAGTGCTCTGGGCCACCAAACCCTGCCTGCAATGCTCAGGATTGAGCTGCCTGGCCTTCAACCCAAAATGTGTTCAAAGCCTACCATGTGTTCTTTAATGGCATAAAATCTAATATGGATTATGTTAATTGAATTGCCCCCGAAACCTTTAGGTATCTCATTGTAATAGGtctgggagcacagcaggcaAAATGCTTgtcccaggctggctgggcacagcaggaccaCACTTTGAGCAGGTGTAAATCAGCTAATGCACACTGACAGCAAAATTTTATGCTAGTTCATGGCCTGTGCCTGGACCTGCAGTGATTATTCTTCCAAGCAGCTTTACTGCTGCTCTCATCATCCACTGAGGAGGAGGTGAAGTTAATGGTTCTGATAAACTGCTGTGTTAAGCAGGAGTTGATTTTGGTCAGTAATATCAGCcagcattttctgtgcttcctgTTATCATTCTAGAAAACTAAAAGAATTCTGTTTTCACATTCAGATAGTCTCAGGGAGGTGTCTGTAATTAAGAAGGCTTTTCACTTAGGAAATCATAATTTCTTTATCAACATGGGAAATTTTTAATGGCCTCAAATGAGTCTGACAGAGTCAGGGTCCCAAACAACTCTTGTGGAAGTGACCCACGATGTTTTTAGTAGAGAGGCAGCTCAGAGAGGCCAGCAGCATTGTCTCACACCACCATagctctcccccagcccctttTCCAGGTGTACCTAGCTCCAGCAGCTTCTTGACACATTCTGTTCTCTGGTAGGTGCAGGCCATGTAGAGAGGGCTCCCATGCTGTGGGTCTTCTTGGTCAATGTCAACCCCATGGGCCAGGAGGGTCTCCATGCACTCCCTGTGACCTGTGGAGGGAAGAGCTGTCACTGaattgctgcagagcagagcacacccAGGTACAACTGTGAGGCACAAGAGcttgaaaaaaccaaacctgttTGTCTCTACTGATATggaatgaatttttttaagcaCTTAGTGAACGAAAAAAGGCGCATTTGTCACGTAGTTATTGTTGGCTTGCTCACACCCCTCACACCCAGTACATCACCTCTCTCACCTCTCTTGGCTGCTTCGTGGATGGGTGAGGGCAGGTGgctccccagctgtgccttggCCCCGAATTCCAGCAGCATGCTGACACAGGCTGCGCTGCCGCCGCAGCAGGCGTTGAACAGCGGAGTCACCCCGTCGATGGTGGCTGCATTCACCTGTGTGGGACAACACACACTCAGGATCATCCTGTCTAACAGGAATGCCCGTGCAACACGCCTCCTGTGCACGCCAGACCTGCACCAGAGTGAGACTTGCCTTGTTTAATTGcaggaattaatttatttacagCTTTCTGAGTTATATGTTGTGGCATAACATACAGAGCATTCTCCTTTCATGTCTGCCCTCTTTCCCAGATAGTTAGTGCCATAAGGCAGAAACCCTGCCTGCTCTGAatgctcctgctggagctgctaaaaaatgcaattttttattatttctttttttttttttaatgtgaagcAGCTGAGTATcttcaagatttttttgttcGCACCAGCCTCAAGGTGGAGCACCCTCAAATGAAAAtggctttgctttttaaatgaaaacattcactttctgtttaatattttcatctgaaaacaCATTTCCAGCACAAGAAATTTTCATAGAAACATAATCCCAAACAGAAAAGGAGCTTGAAGGAGTTGACATGCATATATGTCTATGCAAGACAGAAATTTTCTTCCCCACCTTCTGATCTAATGACCTGGCAAGAACCACTATTGCCATTCTCCAttgggggagcagagctgtctgtagatcacagaatcacagaatatgctgatttggaagggacccattGGATCATGGAGTCCAAATCACACCATACCCCGTTTATGCTGTGTTTAACCGTGTAGCAAGCCCTCAGGGCCAATTTATGAAGCAAATCTGGACGTCTTTAACTCTGCGGCACACTGGAGAGGAGCAATGGATTATGCAAGCACATGTCACACCCTCACTCCTCCCAGTGTCATCAGGCAGGTGTGGCTGAAGTGCTGGAGGCACTGGAGATCTCTTGACTATTTTGGCGCTGCTTGGTTTCTTGCCATATAAATTTTACTTGAAAACCCAGCTGACATAAAAATATCCTTATGTATTTCACCCATTCCTTAATCTCTGTTGGGAACATGTACTCTACCTTAGGTCCAGCTGTAGGAATTGTTATTTTATTAGCAGATAAAATGTTTCATTGCTTCAAGCACatccatttttatttacatgAGACTCCCAAACCTTCCCATAGAAAACCAGGTGTAATTCCAGTGATCACTGCTgaggggggagggggagggcaAAGGTGTGAGTTACTTTCTTCAAGGTTATTTCACTTAGCATCTTTCATTAGTTTTCCATCAACCGTGACCATGTTTCACAcgcaaagggaaaacaaaagagaataAAGGGATGACACAAGGGGGAGACAAATCTATCACCCAGGGAAACAGAACACTGTTATGGACAAATCACCCAGGGAAACAGAACACTGTTAtgtttttccacatttctgTTTGAGCTGTCCACCTGCATCTTGGCCCTGCCGCCTGGACAGCACATCCAACATTCCCACTGATGCGGGGAGCATCCATTCCCAGGTGCCCTGTCCCAAAGTCATCCCCAGGACTTACCTGGGCACcattttccagcagcacctTGGCACAGGCCACGTGCCCACCCAGGCAGGCCTCGTGGAGAGCTGACACTCGGTCTGTGGTGAGCAGGTTCACGTTGAAaccctgcaggaggagcagggagtgaggggccagccctgccctgccctgcccagctcctgcagggctgctgggggccCATGGCAGGGAAAGGGCTCAGGTCACATTGGTGCTGTTCACTGACTTCTTTCTGGTGTCCCCACACACCACAGCTGGTGATGGGGTTAAAGAGGGAGCAATCACAAGCTGTGCCTTCTGTTTCTAGCTCTTTATGATGCACTGTCAATTGCAGGAAATGCTTCACATTTCTTTAATTTATATGGGTGTCATTTCCTTCCCTATTTGTCCTGCACCAGGAGGTACAGCTGGAGGGATTCACCTCTCTGAATGAGGATGCTTCTTTTGAAAAAggtgtattttatgattggcttctcgcaaataataaaatgaatattatatgtgttgtgctagaaagttatgctgtattaattctcttaagtactgtgctaaatatagttttaggttataacaaaatgttaaaatataaactacgctatgtaggatactttttttctaaagaaaagactggcactgaggcagcagccacaggatgcctaaatctttcagagaaagaatttattgctccataatcagaagaaacgaacttcttcctgcctcacaCAGTCAGGATGATGCCattaggattaagaggaagaagttgacaatgACCAGCtagaatcctgtatttgaacggaatttatgcatcatgtatgaatatgcaacaggttattgtttttaagggttaatcctctgttaacctGTGTCCTTTTCgggcttatgctgcccagaaaaaggtacctggacatccataactctttgtttctattgtctcatattgttctaatccaaattgtccaaattattattactctaataataatattattatatattatatttttatatatttttatatttttataaccattttattatcattaaactttttaaaattttaaaaacaagtgattggcatttttcacacttctGGCAGAGGtatctgcagctcagctggagctggcacctcCTTCAGTGGGGAGGAACAGGATTCCCTATGCTATGATTCATCCCGTGCTAAAGCAGCTGTTTCCAGTAGGGCAGACAAATTGTATCCTGAAAGTTCTTTCATTCACTACATGGGGTACCCAAGGGTGTTTCACTCAGAGGTAATGAGTACCTGGTAAACCTACAAGAGAGATGAGTCAAATCCCACCCACAAATCAGTTCCTCTTATCTACCATCCAGGAAATGTTTTACACTGGAAGAAAGAACAGTGGTTTACAAATCACTGTTGATTTCCTGTTGGTCTCTGTTGAATGCCTTATTTCAGGTGTTTCCCTAATTAGCAGTTGCCATATCTATTCCTGCATAAAGACAAACCAGACATATTcacaaagggaaaagcagttgTCACACGTGCTTTCCTCTGACTGCAACTAAATCTCCTGGTAATTAGAATGTTACAGCCGTGTGTGAGAGcaggcctggcagcagctccattttctgcttGATGTCATATTTTGAAGCGCAGCTGGTGCCTGCCTGACGTGCTATAGTCAGGGCAGCTCACGAGATGGCAGCAATGCACTTTTTGGTACACAGTCACCAATGCAATGGGCAGAAAGGAGTACCTGGGAGCAACCTCACTCAG
This window contains:
- the ASB11 gene encoding ankyrin repeat and SOCS box protein 11 isoform X2, whose translation is MEGTSILHSFTNIYFAIFALFCFKLLIKISLALLTHFYIVKGNRKEAARIAEEIYGVVPGSWADRSPLHDAAFQGRLLSLKTLIAQACLGGHVACAKVLLENGAQVNAATIDGVTPLFNACCGGSAACVSMLLEFGAKAQLGSHLPSPIHEAAKRGHRECMETLLAHGVDIDQEDPQHGSPLYMACTYQRTECVKKLLELGANVNVGKRLDTPLHAAARKSSVEIVVLLIDYGADPKCRNADLKCALDLATPHSKVEQALLLREGPARLAQLCRLCIRRHLGRSCLCSVPKLHLPEPLQNFLLHR
- the ASB11 gene encoding ankyrin repeat and SOCS box protein 11 isoform X1, whose protein sequence is MEGTSILHSFTNIYFAIFALFCFKLLIKISLALLTHFYIVKGNRKEAARIAEEIYGVVPGSWADRSPLHDAAFQGRLLSLKTLIAQGFNVNLLTTDRVSALHEACLGGHVACAKVLLENGAQVNAATIDGVTPLFNACCGGSAACVSMLLEFGAKAQLGSHLPSPIHEAAKRGHRECMETLLAHGVDIDQEDPQHGSPLYMACTYQRTECVKKLLELGANVNVGKRLDTPLHAAARKSSVEIVVLLIDYGADPKCRNADLKCALDLATPHSKVEQALLLREGPARLAQLCRLCIRRHLGRSCLCSVPKLHLPEPLQNFLLHR